The following DNA comes from Ignavibacteriales bacterium.
GGGCGAACACCGGCATTAAATAAATTTGGCTCAAGATAAATTTGCCCATCTGTAATTGAGATAACGTTTGTAGGAATATAAGCCGATACGTCACCTTGCTGTGTTTCGATAATTGGTAAAGCTGTCAAACTTCCGCCGCCAAGTTTATCACTTAATTTAGAAGCACGTTCTAATAATCTTGAATGCAAATAAAAAACGTCGCCCGGATAAGCTTCACGTCCGGGAGGTCTTCTCAATAACAATGAAAGTTCTCTGTATGCAACAGCTTGCTTGGAAAGATCATCATAAATTACAAGAGCATGCTTCCCGTTATCTCTGAAAAATTCTCCTAATGTTGCGCCTGAATACGGAGCGATATATTGGAGCGGTGCCGGAGTAGATGCAGCTGCATCAACAACAGTTGTATATTCCATTGCGCCGGATTCTTCAAGTTTTGCAACAACTTGAGCCACTGTTGAATTTTTCTGACCGATTGCTACATAAACACAATAAACAGGATTAACGCCGTTCTTTTTTGCTTCTTCTGTATGAGTATATTTCTGATTAATGATTGCATCAACCGCTACAGCAGTTTTACCGGTCTGACGGTCGCCAATTATCAACTCACGTTGACCGCGCCCGATCGGAATCATAGAATCAATTGCAGTGATACCAGTTTGCAACGGTTCTTTTACCGGCTGACGCTGAATAATACCCAATGCTTTCCGTTCAATAGGCATGTATTTATCAAATTGAATTGTCCCCTTTCCATCTAATGGAACACCGAGCGGATTAACAACTCTGCCAAGCAGTTTTTCTCCAACAGGAAATGAAGCAACGCGGTTGGTTCTTTTAACCGTATCGCCCTCTTTAATAAGTGAACTTTCGCCGAATAGAACGCATCCAACGCTGTCCTCTTCAAGATTTAAAACCATTCCCATTACATCATTTGGAAATTCAACAAGCTCGCTAGCCATAACTTTTGATAGACCATAAACTCGCGCAATACCATCGCCAACTGAAAGAACCGTTCCAACTTCGTAGATGTCGGTTTCGTTTTCAAATCCGGCAAGCTGTTTTCTTAATATCGCAGAAACTTCATCGGGTCTTACTTCCGCCATTTTATTTTTTCTCCCATA
Coding sequences within:
- the atpA gene encoding F0F1 ATP synthase subunit alpha, which codes for MAEVRPDEVSAILRKQLAGFENETDIYEVGTVLSVGDGIARVYGLSKVMASELVEFPNDVMGMVLNLEEDSVGCVLFGESSLIKEGDTVKRTNRVASFPVGEKLLGRVVNPLGVPLDGKGTIQFDKYMPIERKALGIIQRQPVKEPLQTGITAIDSMIPIGRGQRELIIGDRQTGKTAVAVDAIINQKYTHTEEAKKNGVNPVYCVYVAIGQKNSTVAQVVAKLEESGAMEYTTVVDAAASTPAPLQYIAPYSGATLGEFFRDNGKHALVIYDDLSKQAVAYRELSLLLRRPPGREAYPGDVFYLHSRLLERASKLSDKLGGGSLTALPIIETQQGDVSAYIPTNVISITDGQIYLEPNLFNAGVRPAINVGISVSRVGGNAQIKGMKKVAGSLKLDLAQYRELEAFAKFGSDLDKSTLRTLGKGARLVELLKQGQYVPVPVEKQVLSVYIGTNNYFESIEVKDVKRFEKEFLEYVELKYPQILENIRQTKEMKDDTVQLVKKAVEEFIEKFRKS